The Plasmodium coatneyi strain Hackeri chromosome 2, complete sequence genomic interval TAAaatgcattctttttatttatttttttttttcattttcctattaatttatttatcctttttttttaattgagCTAATTTGAGATTGGAAATATCCCCTAttaattttcatttattgACCTGCGTACGTATAAGCATATGCGTTTTAAGTACACGCTTTGTACAGTCAGGTGAAGTTCACTGCGTGCCCGCACGTACTGAACCATATAGCAAGCATGCTTACGTACGTACATGCTTATATAATACGTATGAACGCGTGTACTTCGCATTTGTAATATAtgcagtttttcatttttttcttttttctgcttcttatcatcttttcataattttctcGTTTTAGTTGTAAATTGGGAGTGGACTCGTCgagagataaaaaaaaaaaaaaaaaaaaaaaaacccactCATGAGGTCCACTATAGTTACCAAAATATATACAGACGTTTTATTcttgccacttttttttttttttttttttttttgctacttCGCTAGTGGAGGGTGTATCCCACGTGTGCAGTTTCCGCGGAGTTAGACCTAAGCACACCCTTCGCAGTGGTGGTAGCACCCCTGAGGGAACTGCGTCTTGTGTCGAATTAGAGCACAAGGCAGGCGAACAGCAACCCATCTAAACAGCGTCGTTAGAGGAGGCTGTTCTGCGTGTGTCCTCAAAGCGGAACTTTTCATTTGTGAGTTGTGTGCCCCCTTGGCAAATTGTTCATTTCGATAGAGTGAAGGTCAAGTCCAGACGGGTGTGCGCCCCCACGGAGGCTTACCGCGTGCACATGTACAGGAATGTGCACCCCATCCGGGTTAGCCGATCTGTTCTTCCATATGCGTCTATGCAAACGAGGAGACCAGAAAAGTGGACAAAAAGACCTCACGAAAAAACTGCAAAGAAGAATAGCAGCACGTATTATCATGCGAACACGTTGCACCGCGGAAGAGATGACTTATAGTTAACGAAGCGGTACCAGTatgccttcattttttatccaAAGGGAGTTATAACAGCCCTCTTTTGtggcttccatttttttcctactgaAGATGAATGTCGATGCTCTCCTCGTAGAAATGACCTTTCTAAAGCACAccattgttttttaaaaaaaagcagcacgatatatatgtgcccatttgtatgtgtaaaggccacatatgtacaccttTAGGAGGAGTAGTTCGTGTCATTCCATGGGCCAATGCACGCCACGGTGCACGCGTCCCTGTGTACGTGCATTTATATAAGTTGGCAAGGTTCATCCCACTAGTTGATCTATCGGTGGGTCGTGTGGACGATCATACGTAGGAGTCATTAGTGAGTTCTTAACGTTGGTACCATTTTGTCTATTTGGTTCTGTTTGTTCATTCGCTCCAATTGTGTCAATTGTTTAACACCATATGTGCCCTGCCGCACACATATGAAAAAGCCCAATCAAAGGGAACAGCGAAAATGTATAACAGCAacgacgatgaggaggagaacTACTCGAGGAACAGAAGAAGCAATTCATCAGATAGTGGGAATGGAGACGGAAATGGGATGCTAAACGATCCAATGAATACGTACAACCATTACAATAACTTTAATCGGTTTCACGAACAAAATATGCAAGCATGCAAAATTGATGAAATTTATGTAGACGATAGTTATGACGAAAATGGTAGTTACGTCCAGAAAGGAGACAATCTTTCCGACAACAACCATTTTGAAGTAAGTAAAAACGTAAATTTCGATGGACCATACAGTTATAAAAATCTGAGGGAAGTTACAGAAAATGAAGTCGAATTAGTggtggacaattttttcgatCGAATTAGAAACAATGAGGATGTATACTCTGAATGGAAAGTATGTCCCAATTTTATCTTTCGACTTTTATTTATTGCAAAGTCGAGGTCcaataattatatgtaccCAGTGGCATCATCCTTCATTGAAGCCATCGCCAAGGATGATTGGGTTCCTGATTGGGGATTCAGTAGTGTGCAGTactatataattttaataaacTTAGCGGATTATAGAAAATCCTACTACAAAATAGATCACTTTAgtttttctcatttgaatACGGACCGAGGTTGGCACAACTTTGTTCCGTTCGAAAAATTAAGGGAGCCAGGATTTATCAACGAAAATGGGCAAATCGTTCTAAGGGCCGGTGTTTTCCCACTCGGTTCAGAATCCTTTAAAAACAGCAGAGATATAAACTATGATAGTAAATCCAGGACAGGATTTGTTGGGCTCCAAAATCATGGGGCCACCTGCTATATGAATGCCCTGCTACAACTCCTATACcatattaacatttttcGGAAAGCTGTTTGTATGATGATTTTTAACATAGAAAACATTATTGGGGAGAAAACtttagaattttttaaaaaaaaatttgagaaaaaaaaaagaaggaaaaagttgtgCCTCAGTAATGACAAGAGTTGCACCACCCAGATGGTCGTTGAAGGTGGGGAGGTGGACTCCAAAAACGCGATGAAccgaaagaagaaaaagacaaaGTTTGAACGAGAAGACAGTTCCGATtcggaaaaatataagggtGCTTCACCCATGAGGATGGTGCCCTACACTCCTAGTGAGAACAATGGGGAGGAAGGCAATCCTGATGGGGACGAACAGAAACGGGATGGGGATCAGCATGGTATGCATATCCAAAGTGGAGCCTTCGGGGGACCAGAAGTCATCGCAAACGCTAATGAATCCGAGTTGTAcggaatgggaaaaattaatcacAACATTAGAGTGAAGAATGAGGACCTTCGAATGAATCACCTAAGCAGGAGCGACGACAACGATAATGGCAGCACCAATGGTCAGTTTAGACACTCGAATGAAGACCCCTTGGGGGCACCGCATAATTCTTCCCTAGGGGATGGGTCCCCCTTCAGTGGGTCCCCTCTGATAGAACGGCCATATGACCACCTCCATCAGTTGCAAGCGGATAAATTAGAAAAcgtaaaagagaaaaaaacgatcAGCGAATACCAGCAAATGTACGCCCCCCATGAGAAGGTAAACAACAACGATGGGGAAGAAGCCAACGAAGGAGCAGCGTACCAACCCAGCAACGTTGTAAATATTGGTCGAATCAACAGCAGCGACATTGCCAATATTCCAAATATTCCTAGCGTCGGGGCGCATGAGTACGAAATGAAGAACAATAAAAAGCATGCCTATGTGCACAATTCGTCGTCTGACCCGTCCATAGATACGGGAGGGATACAAAACAATTTAAGCAACAACGGTAGCGGCGAGGTGTACTATGACAACTCCCTATACAAAAGCGAAGGCTACAACAACGAAATGTTGACAACAGTGAATtgtaagaagaacaaaaaaaaaggcatggtCTACGAATCgaagaagaatttaaaaaaaaaaaaaaaaattttcaaatatgCAAATGAGGGAAAGGTGGAACAGGCTGAAAATAACGATCATGTGATGTCTCCCTTTAGCTCCTCCGATAACTTGTCCAACGTTTCCACCATGtcgaaagagaagaagaaaaagaagttcgCTTCTAACAACAATTTTCATTTAACGGGAAGTGATAccgtgaagaaggaaaatgacaGTTCAGTGAATAATGCCGTGGGTTACTCCGAGGGGGAAGAGGGCCCCGTGCCGCGGGATGGAGAATGTTCCTCCTTGGGTGGTCTCCATGGCGTGGGTGCCGAAGCGGATGGCCACATGGATAATAGCAACGATAATAACTCTGGTGTAGATGATCACCATGATGAGAGGCGTGGTACCCTGCGGGGTGATGAGGACGGTTCCTACTCAGACAGCGACATGTCAGTCCTGTCCATCACCTCCTCCGGGTCGTCGTCCTACGTGTCCTGCTCCTCAACCTCCTCTTCATACTaccataaaaataaaaaaaaaacaaagtatGATAAGTCGAAAGAGATTGATTACAAGAACATCCTCCTGGAGGAGGAgaacgaaaagaagaacatccTTCCAACATCGTTGGCGttacaaaatttgttttaCAAATTGCATTGTATGAATGAAGCTGTGTCGTGTAAAGAGCTGATAAGATCCTTTGGATGGGACGCAAGTGATGTGTTCACACAACAGGACACACACGAGTTGCTAAAGTTGTTACTAGATAAAGtggaagaacaaatgaaGGGAACGGTAGTCGAAGGGtctgtgaaaaaaatgttcgaaGGGGAAGTAGAAACGTATATAGAATGTCTAGACATAGATTACAAAAGTGTGAGAAAAGAGACCTACGAAGATATTCAACTAGACGTACAAGGATGTAACAACATTTATGAATCGCTCGACAAAGCAATCGAGGCAGAAGTTTTAGAAGGTGATAATATTTACGAAACGGATGGGTACGGAAAacagaaagcaaaaaaagggatgagATTTTTGAGCTTCCCaaatatttgtatatttctCCTGAAAAGATTCACATTCGATCTGCAAAGAATGGAAACGGTGAAGCTGAATAATCGGTTCGAATTTTACAAAGAATTGGATCTGTCTAAGTATtgccaaaatggaggagaatACGTCCTACAGGCCGTGTCAGTGCACCAAGGGAATATGAACAGTGGACATTACTACTCCTTCAGCTATAAGCACAACGAAAATTTTTGGCTCAAATGTGATGACGATAAAATATTCCGCGTGAGTGAATACTCAGTCATTAACGACAACTTTGGTGGGTACGACATCAACATGGAGACTGACCTCTACGATTTTGACATAgcagataaaataaaacagaggATGAAGCACTACAGCGCCTATATGCTGGTCTATGTAAAGAAATCGCTCATCCCCAAGCTTATTAAAGAGTGCGATCCAGCCGTGGTAAACCCACAGGTTGTTAAGAGATGTAGGATGGAAGAAATTATCAACAGAAGGAGGACCAAACTGAAACAAGAAATATTACAATACGTAAAAATTAGAGTCTTCGATAAGTACTCCTACCTGTACAAGTCGTTCAGTGACCTACCCCCAGTTGGAATCCCCTCCCTCTTCAACATTAAATTTGACAGGAACAAAACGGTCCTGGAGAccttttgtaaaattttgaaaatcaTAAAGAAGATTTACCTCTGCAAGAGAAAGAAGCGCGCGGATTATCTGCTGCGCAAGTCCACAAGGATGAAGATGGAAAAGGCGGACAAGGTGCCGACCCAGGGGGACCACTCCACGTCCGTGTTACTCAAATCGGAAGAGCCTGCAGAAGGTGGGGACCCCTACCGTCAAGCTCTCCTGGGTAAACACATGAAACCAGGGAGGATTCCTAAAGAAGAACGTGACAAAGCGGGAGCGACATCCAGCCGCAGCGACCGTGGAAGCAGTGATGGAAATGGACACAATCGATCCGCACACGTAAAATCACAGGAGAAGGGCGCCAGAACAGActtgtccaaaaaagaaatgagcAAGCGCGGATTGAATGCAGAGTGTACTACCCCCGAAGAGGGGCCCCACGACCCAAATGACGCGTGTGACAACCCCTCCGAGGAAGTTCCTTCACAAAACTGCGCTGCGGATGATTCCTTATCTACTGTCTCTTCAGTCCCCTCATGTTGCAGCACCAAGTCGATAGACAAATATCTTAAATATTTAtccaagaggaagaatgaaaggtCGAAGAGGAGATCGTCCCACGTGAACAACTCCAGAATGAAAAGCTTCTCCTCGTCAAATAATTCGTCGTGTTACTCCTCTTCCTATTTGTCGCACTCGGGAGAGGAGGACTCCTACTCCTCcgcctcttcctcttcgtccaATAGTTatgtgaaggagaaaaaatgtttctacGTGTTACTTCCTACTAATGATGTTTACCGATACTTCCCCCTAGACATGAAGATTAACAGTCAACTGTATCTCTACGAATtgctaaaaaaaacgaacaaggAGTCAAACGACCTGTTCCCAACCATAGACATATTATATTTGccctataacaaaaaaacgtCCATTCGAAAAAACAATTCgagcacaaaaaataaaaacgttttgtttttttttaaatattttgatATCTACGCGGAGGAAAAGATTGGTGATACGGCCCTCATCTGCCTCGACCTGATGTACTGCGATGTGTACCTCAAACCCAAGGAGTTAGAATCTGTAATTATCCGAAAAATCCTAAAGGCAATGAAAAAGGGTTACATTACCAGCTATAATTATGACCTCTGGAGGAGTTACCtcaatgaggaggaagaatactACTACGTAGACGACCCCctgaattttaaaattttcattgaatataaaaataagtgtAACTTAATAaagtccaaaaaaattattgcgCACAATAAGATGGTTCCGGGGGACATCCTCATCTTTAACTTTTTGAGTAACGCAGAattggaaaagaagaaaaattttatcgTTCGGTTGGGCACAAGGAAGGAGGACCTCTTCCTCACCGAGGAGAATCAAGTCACCTATGATCTGTTTTTTAATGCAGACGTGTTGagtaaaattttgtacagaaaaaaaaagctcattgaaaaaatgcacaactGTTCCTACATTGTTAGCAATAAGAATGGCGTTTACTACAAAGTGTCTTCCTGCGAATCGGATGCTGGtgaatgttccttccctcctgTGCCAAGCAGCGGAGTTACCAACCCGAACGGGGACCCCCCCGCTGGTGATCATTCCCAAAAGGACTTACTCAATGATGAATATTTTGTGAATGGATCGAATTCCAAtctgatgaagaagaagatgaaaaaggagaCGGCGTCCGAATTGCCTGTCCAGCTGGATGCTAACGTCGATTTTGCCCCTCCGAATCGTATGCAGCAGGAGAATTACTTCACCTATGGGGATGACCAGAATGGTGAGAACACTTTTCCACGTAAAGAGGGGGCAGAAGAAGAGGACCACTCAGACAATATTCGACTAGCATCCGACAGGACAGAAGGTACCCCCCACTTGGGCCAAAAGGAGGGAGCCAAGGAGAAAAGTCCCCTGCAGGAAGTCAACCCAGCGCTCCATGCAGAGCATGAAGATGATGCAAAGCAGGCACCCCGTGCGGACCCCAGCCACGTAATGGACGAACACATGGATGACgtcgaaaatggaaatttcAGTGCATTAAATATGACGAAAGAAAATCTGAGCAGCCAAGAAGTGATGAACCTTTACCTTTGCCTCAAAAAGTTAAGTAACAAATTTGAGAAAAACGGAATGAACTACGAGTACTGCTTGTTAAGTAAAAGCATGTTGATGCCCGTGAAGGAAGCAGCCCTTAACAACAAAAaactcatttttaaaaggaagaagaaacaccCGCCTAACATTTACAACAATGAGTGTGTAAATATTTGTAGGGATTATCAGTACCCATTTTACTCTCCTCCGACATCGGACCTCTCCACCGATGATGAAAAAAGAGTGCCTCAGAAAGGTatacaaaaggaagaagtcaaaagaaagaagaaaaaaaaaaactacgaCGAGGCTGTGACGGGTCTTTCCAGGCAAAATTTGAATTGCTCCAGTGCATATGCGCAAAACGGGGTAGTGAACAAGGCGATTAACGCAGGTAAAGATGATGAGGGTCAAGCGAACGAATTAGTGTACAAATGCACCATCAATAACACCAACTTGTTAGGAGGAGCAACAGACGGGATGAACACCCCTACTTACAACAGTGATCTTAAAAACGATTATCGATATAATAGCAACCTGCGAATACCCAGTGTCAACTTTAATTCTTCCAACGAAAATAACATTTCAAACGATCTAATCGCCAGGAACGATTCCGAAATATCGTTCTGTTCTTCGGCGAATTCGGACCTGACATACACGTCAGAAAGTACAGCCTACTACATGTTCAACGCGGAGGAGTCATTAGAATCTGTGTACACTAACGAAGTATATGATCATaagaagaagcgaaaaaaaaagaagaaaaaaaaaaaaaaaaaaaaaaatggctacctCAGCCGAAACGGGGATGGATAATGTGGATCAGTCGGCTGCGCCCAGGAACAGTGATCAAtacaaaggaaaattttttaacccgAATTCGGAGGATGAGAAGATCGAAGCGTATGTTGATATGCCTAATCCCGGGGGAACAACAGAAGCAGGCAGTAATCCCAATTCGGGTGGCCATCCAGGCCAGAACGTGAAATCCGGggtcaaaatggaacaaccTGGTCGCAATCACGGGGGGCATAATAGCAGCAAAGACAGTGAAAACCCCCCCAATGTGGATCAAGCCGGTAACAACATCATAAAACAGGGGGACCCCCACAGGAATAACACCGACCAGGTCGGACACGTAGGAGAGTCAAGCGGTGAACAAATTAATCGAAACAACAGCTGCCAGAAGGCGGGTGAAAAAACGTCGGACGGTAAGATCCGCATGAACGGTGAACACGTGAGCGATAGCATATATTCTTACCATAAGAATAGAGACGGTGGTGCACAAAAAGTAATTTGCGAGGACACGGACATTGATGAGGCCAGTGAGGCGCACATGAACGACAGGAGCAGGGCCCTGCTGCacgaaaatatgaacagcaTAAACAGCATGAATGTGATGGGATCGAACGAGAACGTCATGGCAGAAGCGGCGAACATAATTGGGGTGTCGTCAAACATGGGGGTGCCCAACCTGATGGTTTCAAACGATCCATGTGGCAACGCCCAGAGCAGCGAACCAGCCAACGACAGCCTCGTCAGCAGCAATGCCCCCCTGGGCAGCGGCAGAAGCCAAGCAAataggaggagaaaaaacaggAGAGCCAAAATTATCAAAAAGTGTGGCGGACAGAAAGACAAGGAAGAACCCATTTTGCCCTTTTATGTCATATGCGACTATCTAGATTTTgtggagagaaaaatatacgtaaACAGATTCCGGTTTAAATTATATGACCCCATTTATCAGCTGGGAAAGTACCGAAACTGCGCAGGAGTTGTTCTAaagaagaatttaaaaaaaagctgttTAAATTATATCGACtctaattttatatttttaaaaaaggagttgtGCAAAATCGATCTGGATATTGACATAAGATGTCCAACCAAGCAGATCTTTAAACATGTCTGCTACCGAATGAATGTGGACCCCACACATGTACTGATTTTTCCCTACCCCCCGTTAAATAGCCCTATAAATTTTAACCCTTACAATATTGATTCGTTCACCTCTAATTCCGATTCGGATGGAGAAAGTTACCAAAAGAATAGCAACTCGACATATGGACCCATGCCATTTGAAACTCTAATAAAACAACATGCCATAGCGTTAGAGCACAATTCACTCACCGAACAAAAGACGTTTTGTTtgtctcttcttccttttcattacAAATACTTCACGAGACTATACCCAGAGGATTCCCCCAAATATTTCCACTATGTAGTTCACTTGTTCAACGCGAATGTACAGTCCGTTGCGGCATTTACAGGCCATATTAAGCTTAAGAAAAGCCTACCTAATAAGAATAAAGGGGGGGATAATTACTTCCAAGGGGATGCGGACTCTAGCAGTGAGGCCTCTGGATCCTCCATGTCCGACAGGTCCAGTAGCACCATGGCGAACAGACACTATTTGTCCAACAATTACACAACGGTGCAAGATTTGATCGACAAAATTAAATTAGAAATTAACCCctacttgaaaaaaagaggaatagaCGTCAAGCAAAAATTTAGATTGCTTTTTACCTTCGGCCCCAAAATTAAATACTTGAGCCATAATGAACAGCTCATACAAATGGATTTCGTCAAAACGAaccatataaaaaatgtgtatgtcACTCCGCTGAGGATGGAGCCTGATTTTACCGACGAGCAGAA includes:
- a CDS encoding Ubiquitin carboxyl-terminal hydrolase, coding for MYNSNDDEEENYSRNRRSNSSDSGNGDGNGMLNDPMNTYNHYNNFNRFHEQNMQACKIDEIYVDDSYDENGSYVQKGDNLSDNNHFEVSKNVNFDGPYSYKNLREVTENEVELVVDNFFDRIRNNEDVYSEWKVCPNFIFRLLFIAKSRSNNYMYPVASSFIEAIAKDDWVPDWGFSSVQYYIILINLADYRKSYYKIDHFSFSHLNTDRGWHNFVPFEKLREPGFINENGQIVLRAGVFPLGSESFKNSRDINYDSKSRTGFVGLQNHGATCYMNALLQLLYHINIFRKAVCMMIFNIENIIGEKTLEFFKKKFEKKKRRKKLCLSNDKSCTTQMVVEGGEVDSKNAMNRKKKKTKFEREDSSDSEKYKGASPMRMVPYTPSENNGEEGNPDGDEQKRDGDQHGMHIQSGAFGGPEVIANANESELYGMGKINHNIRVKNEDLRMNHLSRSDDNDNGSTNGQFRHSNEDPLGAPHNSSLGDGSPFSGSPLIERPYDHLHQLQADKLENVKEKKTISEYQQMYAPHEKVNNNDGEEANEGAAYQPSNVVNIGRINSSDIANIPNIPSVGAHEYEMKNNKKHAYVHNSSSDPSIDTGGIQNNLSNNGSGEVYYDNSLYKSEGYNNEMLTTVNCKKNKKKGMVYESKKNLKKKKKIFKYANEGKVEQAENNDHVMSPFSSSDNLSNVSTMSKEKKKKKFASNNNFHLTGSDTVKKENDSSVNNAVGYSEGEEGPVPRDGECSSLGGLHGVGAEADGHMDNSNDNNSGVDDHHDERRGTLRGDEDGSYSDSDMSVLSITSSGSSSYVSCSSTSSSYYHKNKKKTKYDKSKEIDYKNILLEEENEKKNILPTSLALQNLFYKLHCMNEAVSCKELIRSFGWDASDVFTQQDTHELLKLLLDKVEEQMKGTVVEGSVKKMFEGEVETYIECLDIDYKSVRKETYEDIQLDVQGCNNIYESLDKAIEAEVLEGDNIYETDGYGKQKAKKGMRFLSFPNICIFLLKRFTFDLQRMETVKLNNRFEFYKELDLSKYCQNGGEYVLQAVSVHQGNMNSGHYYSFSYKHNENFWLKCDDDKIFRVSEYSVINDNFGGYDINMETDLYDFDIADKIKQRMKHYSAYMLVYVKKSLIPKLIKECDPAVVNPQVVKRCRMEEIINRRRTKLKQEILQYVKIRVFDKYSYLYKSFSDLPPVGIPSLFNIKFDRNKTVLETFCKILKIIKKIYLCKRKKRADYLLRKSTRMKMEKADKVPTQGDHSTSVLLKSEEPAEGGDPYRQALLGKHMKPGRIPKEERDKAGATSSRSDRGSSDGNGHNRSAHVKSQEKGARTDLSKKEMSKRGLNAECTTPEEGPHDPNDACDNPSEEVPSQNCAADDSLSTVSSVPSCCSTKSIDKYLKYLSKRKNERSKRRSSHVNNSRMKSFSSSNNSSCYSSSYLSHSGEEDSYSSASSSSSNSYVKEKKCFYVLLPTNDVYRYFPLDMKINSQLYLYELLKKTNKESNDLFPTIDILYLPYNKKTSIRKNNSSTKNKNVLFFFKYFDIYAEEKIGDTALICLDLMYCDVYLKPKELESVIIRKILKAMKKGYITSYNYDLWRSYLNEEEEYYYVDDPLNFKIFIEYKNKCNLIKSKKIIAHNKMVPGDILIFNFLSNAELEKKKNFIVRLGTRKEDLFLTEENQVTYDLFFNADVLSKILYRKKKLIEKMHNCSYIVSNKNGVYYKVSSCESDAGECSFPPVPSSGVTNPNGDPPAGDHSQKDLLNDEYFVNGSNSNLMKKKMKKETASELPVQLDANVDFAPPNRMQQENYFTYGDDQNGENTFPRKEGAEEEDHSDNIRLASDRTEGTPHLGQKEGAKEKSPLQEVNPALHAEHEDDAKQAPRADPSHVMDEHMDDVENGNFSALNMTKENLSSQEVMNLYLCLKKLSNKFEKNGMNYEYCLLSKSMLMPVKEAALNNKKLIFKRKKKHPPNIYNNECVNICRDYQYPFYSPPTSDLSTDDEKRVPQKGIQKEEVKRKKKKKNYDEAVTGLSRQNLNCSSAYAQNGVVNKAINAGKDDEGQANELVYKCTINNTNLLGGATDGMNTPTYNSDLKNDYRYNSNLRIPSVNFNSSNENNISNDLIARNDSEISFCSSANSDLTYTSESTAYYMFNAEESLESVYTNESAAPRNSDQYKGKFFNPNSEDEKIEAYVDMPNPGGTTEAGSNPNSGGHPGQNVKSGVKMEQPGRNHGGHNSSKDSENPPNVDQAGNNIIKQGDPHRNNTDQVGHVGESSGEQINRNNSCQKAGEKTSDGKIRMNGEHVSDSIYSYHKNRDGGAQKVICEDTDIDEASEAHMNDRSRALLHENMNSINSMNVMGSNENVMAEAANIIGVSSNMGVPNLMVSNDPCGNAQSSEPANDSLVSSNAPLGSGRSQANRRRKNRRAKIIKKCGGQKDKEEPILPFYVICDYLDFVERKIYVNRFRFKLYDPIYQLGKYRNCAGVVLKKNLKKSCLNYIDSNFIFLKKELCKIDLDIDIRCPTKQIFKHVCYRMNVDPTHVLIFPYPPLNSPINFNPYNIDSFTSNSDSDGESYQKNSNSTYGPMPFETLIKQHAIALEHNSLTEQKTFCLSLLPFHYKYFTRLYPEDSPKYFHYVVHLFNANVQSVAAFTGHIKLKKSLPNKNKGGDNYFQGDADSSSEASGSSMSDRSSSTMANRHYLSNNYTTVQDLIDKIKLEINPYLKKRGIDVKQKFRLLFTFGPKIKYLSHNEQLIQMDFVKTNHIKNVYVTPLRMEPDFTDEQKHLIETDQLKIIHVFNQTPSKEVFGYSFDVLVDPNDNMLDIKNRIRKRTLLPKYIFDKITFFEFENGQRIWRSNEDTINWKNKQFAIIIGEHHAPSQSKPQMGMKIA